One Gadus chalcogrammus isolate NIFS_2021 chromosome 22, NIFS_Gcha_1.0, whole genome shotgun sequence genomic window carries:
- the LOC130376270 gene encoding DNA-binding protein SATB1-like, protein MDPQYNGAKPPEGNDTAWAPPVKVARLEQCEGGGSSAHESSGQGSPSAKSPVLVLKPSTPQSKNWHKRGSLLPVFCVVEHREGVAEGEKREEHAEFVLVRRDLLFNQLIEMALLTLGYSHSSAAQAKGLIQVGRWNPVPLSYVTDAPDATVADMLQEVHHVITLKIQLHSCPKLEDLPAEQWSHSTVRNALKELLKDMNQSALAKECPLSQSMISSIVNSTYYANVSAAKCHEFGRWYKHFKKTKCFKETDVFSDPLQTTIPCGPPPVAPGSTAEPGAAMLFPHGGTANLCGRAPLSLRPPGLVATPLSPQLVSQQMVMAQFLNQQYAVSRMLAGQGLTPAPPPQYNMSQPLAGRTPTLVLPKPPEPQAQLHGQCGPVGGPGPGPGPGPAALTLTLAPTQTLTQASAGQGCPMGGGLSELTTDIYQSVRDELKRAGISQAVFARVAFNRTQGLLSEILRKEEDPKHASQSLLVNLRAMHSFLQLAESERERFYQEEKERSLSGVPPSCGNTPPRPTQSRKEDVTCVKTEDWPSRLPIAMASARLSPLAADRGQQAGDGSGLDISMSIYEEIQREMKRAKVSQTMFAKVAASKSQGWLCELLRWKEEPNPENRTLWENLCMIRRFLGLAQGERDAIYEHESSSSATAAQQHCTMDRLGPVAGDNALYQCQSPLPHQHHAHQLTSQAHQPFHPEAGPHLSPRQSSTASPAESSEGGWAHPGVWMQGRGRNGDRRDAKDWGEGESGKGWGGGTCPPVELGLELCGQTHEGGPVDKASHLVNGACKKGWSQGRLSSLPHWGGLKGEGGARPEGDDETVEARGEGCRVSREALGILQSFVQDVGLHPDEEALHTLSAQLDLPKHAILSFFSSHDHRPQGPHNLRTHCHNHQRHQPEHEQPPEDLHLGLGTGSERAQAARTVEGPEEHGREGDLYQVVKKEDGKLGRIIETEGKYGMTASDEINIGTQTTGIVKEEQQNYN, encoded by the exons ATGGATCCCCAGTACAATGGAGCCAAGCCACCCGAAGGTAACGACACCGCGTGGGCTCCTCCAGTCAAGGTGGCCCGCTTGGAACAATGCGAGGGAGGAGGGAGTTCAGCCCACGAGAGCAGCGGGCAGGGGAGCCCTTCGGCCAAATCGCCCGTGCTGGTCCTCAAACCCTCCACTCCACAGAGCAAGAACTGGCACAAGAGAG GGAGCCTGCTGCCAGTGTTCTGTGTGGTGGAGCACAGAGAGGGAGTGGccgagggggagaagagggaggagcatGCAGAGTTTGTGCTGGTCCGGAGAGACCTGCTCTTCAACCAGCTGATCGAGATGGCCCTGCTGACGCTGGGGTACTCGCACAGCTCGGCCGCCCAGGCCAaag GTCTCATCCAGGTGGGTAGGTGGAACCCAGTGCCTCTGTCGTACGTCACCGACGCGCCCGACGCCACTGTGGCGGACATGTTGCAGGAAGTTCACCATGTCATCACCCTCAAAATACAGCTGCACAG CTGCCCCAAGCTGGAGGATCTGCCAGCCGAGCAGTGGAGCCATTCCACAGTGAGGAACGCTCTGAAGGAGCTGCTCAAGGACATGAACCAGAGCGCCCTGGCCAAGGAGTGTCCCCTCTCCCAG AGTATGATATCGTCTATTGTAAACAGCACTTACTATGCAAACGTCTCGGCTGCCAAGTGTCATGAGTTTGGACGATGGTACAAGCACTTCAAGAAGACCAAGTGCTTCAAGG AGACGGATGTTTTCTCTGATCCGCTACAAACTACGATTCCCTGCGGCCCCCCGCCCGTGGCCCCCGGCAGCACCGCCGAGCCCGGTGCCGCCATGCTCTTCCCCCACGGGGGCACGGCCAACCTGTGTGGGCGTGCCCCGCTCAGTCTCCGCCCCCCCGGCCTGGTAGCCACGCCCCTCAGCCCACAGTTGGTCAGCCAGCAGATGGTGATGGCCCAGTTCCTCAACCAGCAGTACGCCGTCAGCCGCATGCTAGCCGGCCAGGGCCTGACCCCCGCCCCTCCGCCGCAGTACAACATGAGCCAACCTCTCGCGGGGAGGACGCCCACCCTGGTGCTCCCCAAGCCCCCCGAGCCGCAGGCCCAGCTCCACGGGCAGTGTGGCCCGGTCGGAGGCCCTggccccggccccgggcccGGGCCCGCCGCTCTGACTCTGACCCTGGCCCCGACCCAGACCCTGACGCAGGCGTCTGCCGGGCAGGGCTGcccgatggggggggggctgtcggaGCTGACCACCGACATTTACCAGAGCGTGAGGGACGAGCTGAAGAGGGCCGGCATCTCCCAGGCCGTGTTCGCCCGGGTGGCCTTCAACAGGACCCAG GGTCTGCTGTCGGAGATCCTTCGCAAGGAGGAGGACCCTAAGCATGCGTCGCAGTCCCTGCTGGTCAACCTCCGCGCCATGCACAGCTTCCTGCAGCTGGCCGAGAGCGAGCGGGAGCGCTTCtaccaggaggagaaggagcggaGCCTGTCGGGCGTCCCGCCCAGCTGCGGCAACACCCCGCCGAGACCCActcag TCTAGGAAAGAGGATGTTACCTGTGTCAAGACTGAAGATTGGCCCTCCCGACTTCCAATAGCCATGGCTTCA GCCAGGCTGTCCCCACTGGCAGCAGACCGGGGACAGCAGGCGGGCGATGGCTCTGGCCTGGACATCAGCATGTCCATCTACGAGGAGATCcagagggagatgaagagggcaaaGGTGTCTCAGACCATGTTCGCCAAGGTGGCCGCATCCAAGAGCCAG GGGTGGCTGTGTGAGCTGCTGCGCTGGAAGGAGGAGCCCAACCCGGAGAACCGCACTCTGTGGGAGAACCTGTGCATGATCCGCCGCTTCCTTGGCCTGGCGCAGGGGGAGCGCGACGCCATCTACGAGCacgagagcagcagcagcgccaccGCGGCCCAGCAGCACTGCACCATGGACCGGCTGGGGCCGGTCGCCGGGGACAACGCGctg TACCAGTGCCAATCCCCGCTGCCCCATCAGCACCACGCGCATCAGCTGACCTCCCAGGCGCACCAGCCCTTCCACCCGGAGGCGGGACCTCATCTGTCGCCACGGCAATCGTCCACCGCATCGCCCGCCGAGTCATCCGAGGGGGGCTGGGCTCACCCGGGCGTGTGGATGCAGGGCAGGGGGCGGAACGGCGACAGACGCGACGCAAAGGACTGGGGCGAGGGCGAGAGCGGGAAGGGCTGGGGCGGGGGCACGTGTCCGCCCGTTGAGCTGGGCCTGGAACTCTGTGGGCAGACGCACGAAGGGGGCCCCGTCGACAAAGCCTCCCACCTGGTCAACGGGGCCTGCAAGAAGGGCTGGAGCCAGGGCAGGCTGTCGTCACTCCCCCATTGGGGCGGTCTGAAGGGCGAGGGCGGAGCGCGTCCGGAGGGAGACGACGAGACGGTGGAGGCCCGGGGGGAGGGGTGCAGGGTGTCCCGGGAGGCCCTGGGCATCCTGCAGAGCTTCGTGCAGGACGTGGGCCTGCACCCCGACGAGGAAGCGCTGCACACGCTGTCGGCACAGCTGGACCTGCCCAAGCACGCCATCCTCAGCTTCTTCAGCAGCCACGACCACAGGCCCCAGGGTCCGCACAACCTGCGCACGCACTGCCACAACCACCAGCGGCACCAGCCGGAGCACGAGCAGCCCCCCGAGGACCTCCACCTCGGCCTGGGCACCGGGTCAGAGCGGGCCCAGGCGGCCAGAACTGTGGAGGGGCCAGAGGAGCACGGCAGAGAAGGTGACCTGTACCAAGTGGTGAAAAAGGAGGACGGCAAGCTGGGACGGATAATAGAGACCGAGGGGAAGTACGGGATGACCGCTTCTGATGAGATTAACATAGGCACTCAAACTACTGGTATTGTGAAGGAGGAACAACAGAACTATAATTAA